The genomic DNA CCGACGTGGAGGTGCGGGACTATCATGGCGCCACCGCGCTGCACGGTGCGGTGGAGTCGCGCAGGAGCCCGTGGGTGGTGGCATTGTTGCTCGACCACGGGGCCGACGTCGGCGCCAAGGACGAGGAGGGTCATACGCCGCTGCGGACGGCGGCGCGGTGGGCCACCGACCCCGAGGTGGTGGCGCTGCTGTTGGACCGCGGCGCGGACCTCACTGAGCGGGATTCGGAGGGCTTTACTCCGCTGCACGCGGCGGTGCGCCTCGGCCGGCAACCGCAGGTGGTGTCGTTGCTGCTGGATCGTGGTGCAGACCTCCACGAGCGTTCCGAGACCGGCTCGACGACGTTGCAGATGGCGGCCTTCGTCGGCGCGGGACCAGCCGTGGTGAAGGTGTTGCTGGAACGGGGAGCGGACGTGAACGCATCGAGCAGACACGGCGAGACCGCGTTGCACGCGGTGGCGGGCGGGTGCCAGGATCCGGCGGTTGCGGCGTTGTTGCTGGACCACGGCGCCGACCTGGAAGCGCGCACTTCCGGCGGCGGGACGCCGCTGCACTTTGCGGTGCGAAAAGACGCGAAGACGGAACTACTACAGGTGCTGCTGGACCGCGGCGCGAATCCGAACGCACGCGGCAACGATGGCGGCACGCCGTTGCACGTGGCGGCGCAGGGAAGCGGGAATCCCGCCGTGGTGCCGCTGTTGCTGCGCCACGGCGCTAGCGTCGATGTTCGAGCGCAGTTCGGCTGGACGCCGTTGCACGTGGCAGCCGCATGGAACCGGGACCCGGACGAGGTGGCGCGGCTGCTGGACCGCGGCGCGCTTCTCGAAGCTCGTACCGACGATGGACGGACACCGCTGCACGCGGCTGCGATCTGCGCCAATCAGCAGGCGATGGCGATATTGCTCAAGCATGGAGCGGACATCCGCGCGCGGGCGTCAAACGGACGTGAACCGCTGCACGCCGCGGTAGAGAAGGAAGGTACCCCGGAGGGGGTGGCACTGCTGCTGGACCACGGCGCGGACATCCGGGCACGCGACCATGATGACCGCACAGCGCTGCACATGGCAGCGCAGGCGAACTCGAACCCGCAGGTAACGGCGCTTCTGCTGGACCGAGGCGCCGACATCACCGCGCGCGACGTTGTGGGCCAACAGCCGCTGCACGTGGCGGCCGGGACGAGCGGAAACCCGGAGGTGGTGGAGGTACTACTGAAGCGCGCTGCCGATCCCAACACTCGCGCCGTAGCCGGCTGGACGCCACTGCACGTGGCCGCCGGATGGACCAGCTTTCCGGAGGTGGTGCGACTGCTGCTGGAGCACGGCGCGGATCTGGAGGGGCAGACCGATGCCGGTCAGACTCCTCTGCACACGGCGGTCATGATCGGCCACCATCCGCAGGTGGTGGAGACATTGCTCGACCGCGGCGCCGATCGTCGGATGCCGGACTACATCAGGTGGTCCCTCGCGGAATCGGTGCATCGGAACAAGAGCCTCCGCGACAGCGAGCTCGACCGGCGCCTGCAGGACGATGAGTCGCACATCCGAGTCGAGCGGCCGGCCGGTCGATAGCAGACGTCATCGTGCGGCGCACCCCGAGTGTTGGTAGTTTGCACGGACCGACTCCCACACGCGGCGGTCCGGTCCACGTATTCGGCGGTGGTCCCGGGAGGCCACCTCGGTGTAGCGCACCGTTTGCTTGAGATCGACCAACTGTGGCATCTGCGAGATGTGCCAGCACGGCTGGCCCCACCTGTGCACGGCGCCGCCGTCGACCGGCCAGCGCGGCACGGTGGGCGGCGCGTCGCTGCACCGCTTCACCGATAGCGGCACCTTGCTGATCATGGACTAGTGGCGACGGTTGGCGGCGCTACGCCGCGCGGCGGGCGACGTCGATCAGGGCGCGGATGTAGCCGATGGCGTAGGCGCGGCCGCGGTGGCCCCAGTCGGTGTCGTCCACCATGCGCGGCACGTGGTCGGTGATCAGGAAGCCGCCGAAGCCCACCTCGTGCAACGCCTGCACCACGGCGAAGGTGTCGACGTTGCCCTCGTCGATGAAACACTCGTTGAAGCGGGGCACCTGGCCCTGCACGTCGCGAAAGTGCACGTACACGATGCGCCCGCGGCCGCCGAAGTGGCGTACCGCGTCGAGCACGCCGTCCGGCCCCATCTCCGACCAGCAGCCCATGCAGAAGTCGAGCCCGTGGTACGGGCTGTCGAAGGTGTCGATGGCGCGCTTGAACCCGGCGAAGTTGCGGAAGATGCGCGCCACCCCGCCGAGCGACGGCACCGGCGGGTCGTCGGGATGCACCGCCAGCGTCACCCCCGCCTCCTTGGCTACCGGCAGCACCCGGCTCATGTAGTACTCGTAGTTGTCCCACATCTGTTGTTCGCTGAACTCGCGGACGTGCGTGAGCGGCGCGTCGGCGTGTTCGGCCAGGTCGAAACGGGTGCCGCCGGCACCGCCGCGCAACGGCGCCAGTCCGGGCGAGCGCCACACCTGGTTGGGCATCCAGTGGTAGCCGAGGATGGGGATGCCGGCGCGGCCCATGTTGCGGATGGTGGCCTGCATGTTGGCGATCTGCCGGTCGCGGCCCGGCAGGCCGAGCATGGCCCTGTCGTAGAAGCGCACCGGCACGTTCTCCAGGCACATCAGGCGCAGCTCGGCGGCATCGGCACGCGTGCGCAGCGCCAGCAGGTCGTCGTACTCCCAGCGCTGTTCGCCCGGCAGCCGGGGCGTGTTCATCAGAAAGTCGTCGGCGCCGAGCTGCTTGATGAATGCCAGCTTCTCGTCGGTGAGTTCGCTGAACTGGCCGAGCCCGATCCGCATCTCGTTTCGATCCCGCATGGGACACCTCCTTGTGGCCATACCGTACCAGAAAAAAAACCTGCGCGGACGCCTTGCATCGCATGATCGGGTGCTGGTAGCATGACGGCAGTAGGGAGCTTCGCCGGACCTCTCTCCGATCGGAGAAGCTACCTTGCAGCACAGTACGTCACCTGAGGGGGAACTTGGGCCGATGGACAGTACGAGGGCCGCTCACTGAGGCGGCCACAGAAGTTCACACTGGGAACCACTGACTCGCCCTTCCCGAAGGCCGGGGAGAGCGGCGAGTTTGAGCTCTGTAGGTCCGGCGAGCTCCCTACCCCTTAGCCTCCGTTCAGTCCCACACTTTTTCCCAGCGTCCTGACGCCGCCGAGCGGTAGATCGCCAGCGCCGTGCGCAGTTCGCCGAGCGATGCCTCGGGCGGCGCCTCCGGCTCCTTGCCGTCCAGCACCGCGGCTTCGAAGTCCGCCAGCTCGGGGGCGAACGACGCCGCGTAGCCGTGCTCGCCCGCAATCGGGCGGCCGCGCGGACGCTGCCGGTCGACCAGCGTCATGCCGCCGTCGAAACCGCCGTGAATCACGATTTCGCCCGCCGTACCGGTGAGCCGCCACCACGGCCCCGCCCATAGCGGCGCGTCGTGAGTAATCGCCTGGAAGCTCGCCACTACCCCGGACCGGAAGCGCAGCAGCGCGTGAGCGAGCGACTCGCCCTGCATCACCGGCACAACGCGGCCCGTGGTGGCAACCACCTCGTCCACTTCGCCGAGCCACATGCGCAGCGGGCGGATCCAGTGCGCGCCGCCGTCCACCACCACGCCGCCGCCGGTGCGCGCCACCTCGTAGCGCCACGAGTCGCCGGGGTACCAGAACGGGTCGTGCAGCGCCTCGAACGAGGCGCGCGCGGTAACCGGCTCGCCGATCGCGCCCTCGGCCAGCAGGTCACGGGCGCGCACCACGTCGGGCCAGTACTGCGAATTCTCCGCCACCATGAACACGGTGCCGGCGCGGCGGGCGGCCGCGCCGATGCGCTCGCATGCGTCCAGCGTCAGCGCCATCGGCTTCTCCAGCAGCACGTGCTTGCCGGCGGCGAATGCCTCGACCGCCAGCGCCTCGTGCAGGTCGTGCGGCACCATGATGTCCACCGCGTCGAAACCGCCGGCGGACAGCGCATGCTGCAACGAAACGAACGTGCGCGCCCCGGTGCGCGCCGCGATCGCGGCGGCCGCGTCCGGGTCGGGGTCGATGGCCGCGGTGACGCGGGTGCGCGGCGCCGCGCGCTCGATGCCGTCGAGGTGGAAGCCGGCGATGCGCCCGCAGCCGACGAACGCGAGCCGCAGCAGGGCCGGGTCGGTGGTCATGGAAAGCGATTCTATGCGGCCACGACGGCCGCTGTCAGCCGGGCGGCACCGTACCCTTTGGGCTGTTGCCACCAGTCGGGTAAGGTGTAACGCCAACGGGAGGGAGAGCGATGCGGTATCGGCAACTCGGGGCGAGCGGCGTGCGTGTTTCGGAGGTGGGGATCGGCGCGTTTCCGCTGTCCGGCTACTCCACCGACGACGAGGGCCGGCGCGTCGGCTGGAGCGGCGCGAGCGACGCGGAGGCGGTGGCCCTGATCCACCGCGCCGAGGAGCTGGGCATCAACCTCGTCGACAGCGCCGAGTCGTACGGCAACGGCCACAGCGAAGAGGTAGTGGGGAGCGCGCTGCGCGGGCGCCGCGACAAGTGGCTGATCGCCACCAAGGTCACCACCAACCTCGG from Spirochaetaceae bacterium includes the following:
- a CDS encoding ankyrin repeat domain-containing protein: MKPDKLADSSDAGSFTPLHRAVLGGRLQEAKRLLNCGADVDERLAGLGWTPLYMAAVLSESPNLLALLLDHGADVEVRDYHGATALHGAVESRRSPWVVALLLDHGADVGAKDEEGHTPLRTAARWATDPEVVALLLDRGADLTERDSEGFTPLHAAVRLGRQPQVVSLLLDRGADLHERSETGSTTLQMAAFVGAGPAVVKVLLERGADVNASSRHGETALHAVAGGCQDPAVAALLLDHGADLEARTSGGGTPLHFAVRKDAKTELLQVLLDRGANPNARGNDGGTPLHVAAQGSGNPAVVPLLLRHGASVDVRAQFGWTPLHVAAAWNRDPDEVARLLDRGALLEARTDDGRTPLHAAAICANQQAMAILLKHGADIRARASNGREPLHAAVEKEGTPEGVALLLDHGADIRARDHDDRTALHMAAQANSNPQVTALLLDRGADITARDVVGQQPLHVAAGTSGNPEVVEVLLKRAADPNTRAVAGWTPLHVAAGWTSFPEVVRLLLEHGADLEGQTDAGQTPLHTAVMIGHHPQVVETLLDRGADRRMPDYIRWSLAESVHRNKSLRDSELDRRLQDDESHIRVERPAGR
- a CDS encoding mannonate dehydratase, which produces MRDRNEMRIGLGQFSELTDEKLAFIKQLGADDFLMNTPRLPGEQRWEYDDLLALRTRADAAELRLMCLENVPVRFYDRAMLGLPGRDRQIANMQATIRNMGRAGIPILGYHWMPNQVWRSPGLAPLRGGAGGTRFDLAEHADAPLTHVREFSEQQMWDNYEYYMSRVLPVAKEAGVTLAVHPDDPPVPSLGGVARIFRNFAGFKRAIDTFDSPYHGLDFCMGCWSEMGPDGVLDAVRHFGGRGRIVYVHFRDVQGQVPRFNECFIDEGNVDTFAVVQALHEVGFGGFLITDHVPRMVDDTDWGHRGRAYAIGYIRALIDVARRAA
- a CDS encoding Gfo/Idh/MocA family oxidoreductase, encoding MTTDPALLRLAFVGCGRIAGFHLDGIERAAPRTRVTAAIDPDPDAAAAIAARTGARTFVSLQHALSAGGFDAVDIMVPHDLHEALAVEAFAAGKHVLLEKPMALTLDACERIGAAARRAGTVFMVAENSQYWPDVVRARDLLAEGAIGEPVTARASFEALHDPFWYPGDSWRYEVARTGGGVVVDGGAHWIRPLRMWLGEVDEVVATTGRVVPVMQGESLAHALLRFRSGVVASFQAITHDAPLWAGPWWRLTGTAGEIVIHGGFDGGMTLVDRQRPRGRPIAGEHGYAASFAPELADFEAAVLDGKEPEAPPEASLGELRTALAIYRSAASGRWEKVWD